In a genomic window of Oncorhynchus keta strain PuntledgeMale-10-30-2019 chromosome 26, Oket_V2, whole genome shotgun sequence:
- the LOC118359343 gene encoding tripartite motif-containing protein 16-like: protein MAQQAVLLDQDQFCCSVCLDLLKEPITIPCGHSYCRSCIEGCWDQDVLKGYSCPQCRQTFTPRPTLRKNNMLAEVVEKLKKTGLQAAPPPALCYAEPVDVACDFCTGTRKQKALMSCLACLASYCETHLQSHYESPAFKKHKLVKATAQLQEKICSHHDKLLEVYCRTDQQCICYLCTMDEHKGHDTVSASAERTEKQRQLGMSQQKVQQRFREREKELKELQQAVESLKHSAQAAVEDSEKIFTELIRSIERRCSEVKELIRAQEKAQVNQAEGLLEQLEQEVAELRKRSTELEQLSHTEDHITFLQHYQALSSISVSSDLPSIVVRPLQYFGDVSKTVSELREKLEDFLKGEWTKISTTVNIVEVVLPPEPKTREQLLQYSCQLTLDPNTAHTRLSLSKGNRKVTYTGQVQPYPDHPDRFTNDLMVLCREGLSGRCYWEVEWSGRWVIISVSYKDISRTVRGNAFGLNDKSWSLQCSSGGYCFRHNHVVTKASGPQSSRVGVYLDHKAGTLSFYSVSDTMTLLHRVQTTFTQPLYPGVWLNSDNGTAELVKLY, encoded by the exons ATGGCTCAGCAGGCAGTTCTGCTGGACCAGGACCAgttctgttgttctgtctgcCTGGATCTACTGAAGGAACCAATCACCATCCCCTGtggacacagttactgtagaagcTGTATTGAGGGCTGCTGGGATCAGGATGTTCTGAAAGGCTATAGCTGTCCTCAGTGCAGACAGACCTTCACTCCAAGGCCCACTCTGAGGAAAAATAACATGTTGGCTGAGGTGGTGGAGAAACTGAAGAAGACAGGACTCCAGGCTGCTCCCCCTCCTGCTCTGTGCTATGCTGAACCTGTAGATGTGGCGTGTGATTTCTGCACTGGGACCAGAAAGCAGAAAGCCCTCATGTCCTGTCTGGCGTGTCTGGCCTCTTACTGTGAGACTCACCTCCAATCTCACTATGAATCTCCTGCTTTCAAGAAGCACAAGCTGGTCAAAGCCACCGCACAACTACAAGAGAAGATCTGCTCTCATCATGACAAACTGCTGGAGGTTTACTGTCGTACCGATCAGCAGTGTATCTGTTATCTGTGTACAATGGATGAACATAAAGGCCATGATACAGTGTCAGCTTCAGCAGAGAGGACTGAGAAACAG AGGCAGCTGGGGATGAGCCAGCAGAAGGTCCAGCAGAGATtccgggagagagagaaggagctgaAGGAGCTCCAACAGGCTGTTGAGTCTCTCAAG cACTCTGCACAGGCAGCAGTGGAGGACAGTGAGAAGATCTTCACTGAGCTGATCCGCTCCATTGAGAGAAGGTGCTCTGAGGTGAAGGAGCTGATCAGAGCCCAAGAGAAGGCTCAAGTGAATCAAGCTGAAGGACTCCTGGAGCAACTGGAGCAGGAGGTTGCTGAGCTGAGGAAGAGAAGCACTGAGCTGGAGCAGCTCTCACACACAGAGGATCACATCACTTTCCTCCAG cattATCAGGCTCTCTCCAGTATTAGTGTATCTTCAGACTTACCCAGCATTGTTGTCCGTCCACTTCAGTACTTTGGAGATGTGAGTAAGACTGTGTCTGAACTGAGAGAGAAACTAGAAGACTTCCTTAAAGGAGAATGGACCAAGATCTCCACTACAG tgaATATAGTGGAGGTTGTACTGCCTCCAGAGCCCAAGACCAGAGAACAGTTGTTACAAT ATTCCTGTCAGCTCACACTGGACccaaacacagcacacacacgcctctctctgtctaaagGGAACAGAAAGGTGACCTATACAGGCCAAGTCCAACCATATCCTGATCATCCAGACAGATTCACAAATGACTTGATGGTGCTGTGTAGAGAGGGTCTGTCTGGACGCTGTTACTGggaggtggagtggagtggacgGTGGGTTATTATATCAGTCTCATATAAAGACATCAGCAGAACAGTGAGAGGTAACGCATTTGGATTGAATGACAAGTCCTGGAGTTTACAATGCTCTAGTGGTGGTTATTGTTTCAGACACAATCATGTTGTGACTAAAGCATCAGGCCCTCAGTCCTCCAGAGTAGGAGTGTACCTGGATCACAAGGCAGGTACTCTGTCCTTCTACAGTGTCTCTGACACAATGACGCTCCTCCACAGAGTCCAGACCACATTCACTCAGCCACTCTATCCTGGGGTTTGGCTCAATAGTGATAATGGTACtgctgagctggttaaactgtactag